The Zalophus californianus isolate mZalCal1 chromosome 7, mZalCal1.pri.v2, whole genome shotgun sequence genome includes a region encoding these proteins:
- the RREB1 gene encoding ras-responsive element-binding protein 1 isoform X1, which produces MTSSSPIGLEGSDLSSVNTMMSAVMSVGKVAENGGSPQSTKSPTKPPGPNRIGRRNQETKEEKSSYNCPLCEKICTTQHQLTMHIRQHNTDTGGADHSCSICGKSLSSASSLDRHMLVHSGERPYKCTVCGQSFTTNGNMHRHMKIHEKDPNSATAAAPPSPLKRRRLSSKRKLSHDAESEKEDPAPAKKMVEDGQSGDLEKVDEVFHCPICFKEFVCKYGLETHMETHSDNPLRCDICCVTFRTHRGLLRHNALVHKQLPRDSMGRPFIQNNPSIPAGFHDLGFTDFSCRKFPRISQAWCETNLRRCISEQHRFICDTCDKAFPMLSSLALHRQTHVATDQGRERLQAKTLPGDALDQKVFLALLGLQHTKDARPAPAEEPLPDDNQAIQLQTLKCQLPQDPGCTNMLSLSPFEAASLGGSLTVLPATKDSMKHLSLQPFQKGFIIQPDSSIVVKPISGESAIELADIQQILKMAASAPPQISLPPLSKAPAAPLQAIFKHMPPLKPKPLVTPRTVVATSTPPPLLNAQQASPGCISPSLPPPPLKLLKGPMEAASSAHLLPSPAGAQPDTATQLFLQQPRVDLPGQAEMKTQLEQDSIIEALLPLSMEAKIKQEITEGDLKAIMTGPGGKKTPAMRKVLYPCRFCNQVFAFSGVLRAHVRSHLGISPYQCNICDYIAADKAALIRHLRTHSGERPYICKICHYPFTVKANCERHLRKKHLKATRKDIEKNIEYVTSSAAEMVDAFCSPDTVCRLCGEDLKHYRALRIHMRTHCGRGLGGCPKGRKPFECKECSAAFSAKRNCIHHILKQHLHVPEHDIESYVLAADGLSPADAAAEASGRIEDGGGTFGERKPLAPFLEPQNGFLHGAPPQPLPPHVSVKLEPASNFTVDFNEPLDFSQKGLALVQVKQENVPSFLSPSSSAPYDCSMEPIDLSIPKNFRKGDKDATAPGEAKKPEQEPGRGEQPSPCPLPCPTLPVTLGPSGILEKPGASTATTLEAHAQPLQGSVQLAVPIYSSALVNSSPILGNSTLISSPAVLRPLRPKPPLLLPKPPVTEELPPLASIAQIISSVSSAPTLLKAKVADPGPTSTGSNSTAPDSLGSAVPRAAAAPANTTSPKESSDPSPPANSPEAASPTEQGPVSLSKKRGRKKGMRSRPRSSSSGVDLDSSGEFASIEKMLATTDTNKFSPFLQTTEDDAQDEVAGAPADPHGPSDEEQGSPPEDKLLRAKRNSYANCLQKINCPHCPRVFPWASSLQRHMLTHTGQKPFPCQKCDAFFSTKSNCERHQLRKHGVTNCSLRRNGLIPQSKESDVGPHDSTDSQSDADTPAAGGEVLDLTSREKEQPTAEGAPAPGQVQEELPADDVPRAAAAPPGDGAEQGAGESPEREDKRGVEERDEDADGPEEDTVSNKSLDLNLASRLMGFKLAEGDAGAAGSGGPSPQDQKHACDVCGKSFKFQGTLSRHRKAHGREEPREDGPGASGGGAEGPLPGPTGAPAPEPEEKPAQPSEEPPAEGVASSSSEASGERPGEEAEGASDGESVAEKKSSEKSDDDKKPKTDSPRSAASKADKRKKVCSVCNKRFWSLQDLTRHMRSHTGERPYKCQTCERTFTLKHSLVRHQRVHQKARHAKQHGKDSDKEERGEEDSGSESTHSGNNPVSENEADSAPPASNHVAVTRSRKESLANATKEPGRREERAAGRTAGAGQAEAGRSAPKAAPAGSPKEQASQGDPDPESPAAVVQDLPELQGKRPAHPILAADGASPLLGME; this is translated from the exons ACATATGAAGATTCATGAGAAGGATCCTAACAGTGCTACAGCTGCggcacccccatccccactgaAGCGCCGGCGGCTGTCCTCCAAGAGGAAACTAAGTCATGATGCCGAGTCCGAGAAGGAAGACCCAGCACCTGCTAAAAAG atGGTGGAAGATGGGCAGTCAGGTGACTTGGAGAAGGTCGATGAAGTGTTTCACTGCCCCATATGCTTCAAGGAGTTTGTTTGCAAGTATGGATTGGAGACCCACATGGAGACCCACTCAGATAATCCACTAAG ATGTGACATTTGCTGCGTAACCTTTCGAACACATCGAGGATTGCTGCGCCACAACGCACTTGTCCACAAACAACTTCCCAGGGACTCCATGGGAAGGCCTTTCATTCAGAACAACCCTTCCATCCCTGCTGGCTTCCATGACTTAGGATTCACTGACTTCTCCTGTAGGAAATTTCCTCGAATTTCTCAG GCCTGGTGTGAGACAAACCTACGAAGGTGCATCAGTGAGCAGCACCGTTTCATCTGCGATACATGTGACAAGGCGTTCCCCATGCTCTCCTCGCTCGCCCTGCACAGGCAGACCCACGTCGCCACAGACCAGGGACGGGAAAGGCTGCAGGCCAAGACCCTGCCCGGGGACGCCCTGGACCAGAAGGTCTTCCTGGCCTTGCTGGGCCTGCAGCACACCAAAGACGCCAGGCCTGCCCCCGCCGAGGAGCCCTTGCCGGATGACAACCAAGCAATACAGCTCCAGACACTCAAGTGTCAGCTACCTCAGGACCCCGGCTGCACCAACATGCTGAGTCTGTCTCCTTTCGAAGCTGCTTCCTTGGGCGGCTCTCTCACGGTCCTCCCGGCTACCAAGGACAGCATGAAGCACCTGTCCCTGCAGCCCTTCCAGAAGGGCTTCATCATCCAGCCCGACAGTAGTATTGTGGTCAAGCCCATCTCTGGCGAGTCGGCCATCGAGCTGGCCGACATCCAGCAGATTCTGAAGATGGCAGCCTCCGCTCCCCCTCAGATCAGTCTTCCGCCTCTCTCCAAGGCCCCTGCTGCCCCTCTGCAGGCCATCTTCAAACATATGCCCCCTCTGAAGCCAAAGCCCCTGGTCACCCCGCGGACGGTGGTGGCCACGTCCACGCCCCCGCCTCTCCTAAATGCCCAACAGGCCTCCCCGGGCTGCAtcagccccagcctccccccgccgcccctgaAGCTCCTCAAAGGCCCCATGGAGGCAGCCTCCAGTGCCCACCTGCTGCCGTCCCCGGCCGGAGCCCAGCCAGACACCGCCACGCAGCTCTTCCTGCAGCAGCCGCGGGTGGACCTGCCGGGCCAGGCCGAGATGAAGACGCAGCTGGAGCAAGACAGCATCATCGAGGCCCTGCTGCCCCTGAGCATGGAGGCCAAGATCAAGCAGGAGATAACGGAGGGGGACCTCAAGGCCATCATGACCGGGCCCGGCGGCAAGAAGACGCCAGCCATGCGCAAGGTGCTCTACCCCTGCCGCTTCTGCAACCAGGTGTTCGCCTTCTCCGGAGTGCTGCGCGCCCACGTGCGCTCCCACCTGGGCATCTCGCCCTACCAGTGCAACATCTGCGACTACATCGCCGCCGACAAGGCTGCGCTCATCCGCCACCTGCGCACGCACAGCGGCGAGCGGCCCTACATCTGCAAGATCTGCCACTACCCCTTCACCGTCAAGGCCAACTGCGAGCGGCACCTGCGCAAGAAGCACCTCAAGGCCACCCGCAAGGACATCGAGAAGAACATTGAGTACGTGACCAGCAGTGCTGCCGAGATGGTGGACGCCTTCTGCTCCCCGGACACGGTGTGCCGGCTGTGCGGCGAGGACCTGAAGCACTACCGTGCGCTGCGCATCCACATGCGCACGCACTGCGGCCGTGGCCTGGGCGGCTGCCCCAAGGGCCGCAAGCCCTTCGAGTGCAAGGAGTGCAGCGCCGCCTTCTCGGCCAAGCGCAACTGCATCCACCACATCCTGAAGCAGCACCTGCACGTGCCCGAGCACGACATCGAGAGCTACGTCCTGGCGGCCGATGGCCTGAGCCCCGCCGACGCGGCTGCCGAGGCTTCGGGGAGGATCGAGGATGGTGGCGGGACCTTTGGCGAACGTAAACCCCTGGCCCCCTTCCTGGAGCCGCAGAACGGCTTTCTTCACGGGGCTcccccccagcctctgcctccccacGTCTCCGTCAAGTTGGAGCCCGCCAGCAACTTCACGGTGGACTTCAACGAGCCCCTGGACTTTTCCCAGAAGGGCCTGGCCCTCGTCCAGGTGAAGCAGGAGAATGTCCCCTCCTTCCTGAGCCCCTCCTCCTCGGCGCCCTATGACTGCTCCATGGAGCCCATTGACCTGTCCATCCCCAAGAACTTCAGGAAAGGAGACAAAGATGCGACTGCTCCCGGCGAAGCCAAGAAGCCTGAGCAGGAACCAGGGAGAGGCGAGCAgccctctccctgtcctctgccaTGCCCTACCCTGCCAGTGACCTTGGGGCCCAGCGGGATCCTGGAAAAACCCGGGGCCTCCACAGCCACCACTCTGGAAGCCCACGCTCAGCCCCTGCAGGGCTCTGTTCAGCTTGCTGTCCCCATCTACTCGTCAGCTCTGGTCAACAGCTCCCCCATCTTGGGCAATTCCACCCTCATCAGCAGCCCAGCGGTGTTGCGGCCGCTGCGCCCCAAGCCCCCGCTGCTCTTGCCAAAGCCCCCCGTGACCGAAGAGCTGCCCCCACTGGCCTCCATCGCCCAGATCATCTCATCCGTGTCCTCGGCCCCCACCTTGCTGAAAGCTAAGGTGGCCGACCCGGGGCCCACAAGCACTGGCAGTAACAGCACAGCTCCAGACAGCTTAGGAAGCGCGGTCCCCAGGGCTGCCGCCGCCCCCGCCAACACCACCAGCCCAAAAGAATCCAGCGACCCATCCCCTCCTGCCAACAGCCCGGAGGCAGCCTCACCCACCGAGCAGGGACCAGTGAGCTTGTCCAAGAAGAGGGGCCGGAAAAAGGGCATGAGGAGCCGGCCCCGCTCCAGCAGCAGTGGGGTGGACCTGGACTCCAGTGGGGAGTTTGCCAGCATCGAGAAGATGCTCGCCACGACGGACACCAACAAGTTCAGTCCGTTTCTACAGACTACAGAGGATGATGCTCAGGATGAAGTGGCCGGAGCCCCCGCGGACCCCCACGGGCCCAGTGACGAAGAGCAGGGCAGCCCTCCTGAAGACAAGCTGCTGAGGGCCAAGCGGAACTCCTACGCCAACTGCCTGCAGAAGATCAACTGTCCCCACTGCCCCCGGGTCTTCCCCTGGGCCAGCTCCCTCCAGAggcacatgctcacacacactg gtCAGAAACCCTTCCCTTGTCAAAAATGCGATGCCTTCTTTTCTACCAAATCTAACTGTGAACGCCACCAGTTGCGCAAACATGGAGTTACCAACTGTTCCCTGAGAAGAAACGGGCTTATCCCCCAGTCAAAAGAGAGTGATGTTGGACCCCATGATAGCACAG ACAGCCAGTCGGACGCAGACACGCCAGCGGCGGGGGGCGAAGTGCTGGACCTCACCTCCCGCGAGAAAGAGCAGCCGACGGCCGAGGGCGCCCCTGCGCCTGGCCAGGTCCAGGAGGAGCTCCCCGCAGACGACGTGCCGCGGGCAGCGGCCGCGCCCCCTGGGGACggggccgagcagggagccggggaGAGCCCGGAGCGTGAGGACAAGCGCGGTGTGGAGGAGAGGGACGAGGACGCGGACGGCCCCGAGGAAGACACCGTCAGCAACAAGAGCCTGGACCTCAACCTCGCCAGCAGGCTGATGGGCTTCAAGCTGGCCGAGGGCGACGCGGGCGCCGCGGGCAGCGGGGGCCCCTCCCCGCAGGACCAGAAGCACGCCTGCGACGTCTGCGGCAAGAGCTTCAAGTTCCAGGGGACCCTGAGCCGCCACAGGAAGGCCCACGGCCGCGAGGAGCCCCGGGAGGACGGCCCGGGTGCCAGCGGAGGAGGGGCCGAGGGCCCGCTGCCCGGCCCCACCGGGGCCCCCGCGCCCGAGCCGGAGGAGAAGCCGGCCCAGCCCTCGGAGGAGCCCCCGGCGGAGGGGGTGGCGTCGTCGTCGTCGGAGGCGTCAGGGGAGAGGCCGGGCGAGGAGGCGGAGGGCGCCTCGGACGGGGAGAGCGTGGCCGAGAAGAAGTCCTCGGAGAAGAGTGACGACGACAAGAAGCCAAAGACGGACTCCCCGAGAAGCGCGGCCAGCAAGGCAGACAAGAGGAAGAAGGTGTGCAGCGTGTGCAACAAGAGGTTCTGGTCCCTGCAGGACCTGACTCGGCACATGAGGTCCCACACAG GAGAAAGGCCATACAAGTGTCAGACCTGCGAGCGAACCTTCACCCTGAAGCACAGCCTGGTTCGCCATCAGCGCGTCCACCAGAAAGCCAGGCACGCCAAGCAGCACGGGAAGGACAGTGACAAGGAGGAGCGGGGTGAGGAGGACAGTGGGAGCGAGTCCACCCACAGCGGCAACAACCCCGTCTCGGAAAATGAGGCCGACTCAGCTCCACCAGCCAGCAACCACGTGGCTGTCACCCGGAGCCGGAAGGAGAGCCTGGCCAACGCCACCAAGGAGCCTGGCCGCAGGGAGGAGCGGGCGGCAGGGCGGACGGCGGGTGCCGGCCAGGCTGAAGCTGGCAGGAGTGCTCCCAAGGCCGCTCCAGCGGGCAGCCCCAAGGAGCAGGCGTCTCAGGGTGACCCCGACCCGGAGAGCCCGGCGGCCGTCGTGCAGGACCTGCCAGAGCTGCAAGGCAAGAGGCCCGCCCACCCTATCCTGGCCGCGGACGGTGCCTCGCCACTCCTGGGAATGGAATGA
- the RREB1 gene encoding ras-responsive element-binding protein 1 isoform X4 has translation MKIHEKDPNSATAAAPPSPLKRRRLSSKRKLSHDAESEKEDPAPAKKMVEDGQSGDLEKVDEVFHCPICFKEFVCKYGLETHMETHSDNPLRCDICCVTFRTHRGLLRHNALVHKQLPRDSMGRPFIQNNPSIPAGFHDLGFTDFSCRKFPRISQAWCETNLRRCISEQHRFICDTCDKAFPMLSSLALHRQTHVATDQGRERLQAKTLPGDALDQKVFLALLGLQHTKDARPAPAEEPLPDDNQAIQLQTLKCQLPQDPGCTNMLSLSPFEAASLGGSLTVLPATKDSMKHLSLQPFQKGFIIQPDSSIVVKPISGESAIELADIQQILKMAASAPPQISLPPLSKAPAAPLQAIFKHMPPLKPKPLVTPRTVVATSTPPPLLNAQQASPGCISPSLPPPPLKLLKGPMEAASSAHLLPSPAGAQPDTATQLFLQQPRVDLPGQAEMKTQLEQDSIIEALLPLSMEAKIKQEITEGDLKAIMTGPGGKKTPAMRKVLYPCRFCNQVFAFSGVLRAHVRSHLGISPYQCNICDYIAADKAALIRHLRTHSGERPYICKICHYPFTVKANCERHLRKKHLKATRKDIEKNIEYVTSSAAEMVDAFCSPDTVCRLCGEDLKHYRALRIHMRTHCGRGLGGCPKGRKPFECKECSAAFSAKRNCIHHILKQHLHVPEHDIESYVLAADGLSPADAAAEASGRIEDGGGTFGERKPLAPFLEPQNGFLHGAPPQPLPPHVSVKLEPASNFTVDFNEPLDFSQKGLALVQVKQENVPSFLSPSSSAPYDCSMEPIDLSIPKNFRKGDKDATAPGEAKKPEQEPGRGEQPSPCPLPCPTLPVTLGPSGILEKPGASTATTLEAHAQPLQGSVQLAVPIYSSALVNSSPILGNSTLISSPAVLRPLRPKPPLLLPKPPVTEELPPLASIAQIISSVSSAPTLLKAKVADPGPTSTGSNSTAPDSLGSAVPRAAAAPANTTSPKESSDPSPPANSPEAASPTEQGPVSLSKKRGRKKGMRSRPRSSSSGVDLDSSGEFASIEKMLATTDTNKFSPFLQTTEDDAQDEVAGAPADPHGPSDEEQGSPPEDKLLRAKRNSYANCLQKINCPHCPRVFPWASSLQRHMLTHTGQKPFPCQKCDAFFSTKSNCERHQLRKHGVTNCSLRRNGLIPQSKESDVGPHDSTDSQSDADTPAAGGEVLDLTSREKEQPTAEGAPAPGQVQEELPADDVPRAAAAPPGDGAEQGAGESPEREDKRGVEERDEDADGPEEDTVSNKSLDLNLASRLMGFKLAEGDAGAAGSGGPSPQDQKHACDVCGKSFKFQGTLSRHRKAHGREEPREDGPGASGGGAEGPLPGPTGAPAPEPEEKPAQPSEEPPAEGVASSSSEASGERPGEEAEGASDGESVAEKKSSEKSDDDKKPKTDSPRSAASKADKRKKVCSVCNKRFWSLQDLTRHMRSHTGERPYKCQTCERTFTLKHSLVRHQRVHQKARHAKQHGKDSDKEERGEEDSGSESTHSGNNPVSENEADSAPPASNHVAVTRSRKESLANATKEPGRREERAAGRTAGAGQAEAGRSAPKAAPAGSPKEQASQGDPDPESPAAVVQDLPELQGKRPAHPILAADGASPLLGME, from the exons ATGAAGATTCATGAGAAGGATCCTAACAGTGCTACAGCTGCggcacccccatccccactgaAGCGCCGGCGGCTGTCCTCCAAGAGGAAACTAAGTCATGATGCCGAGTCCGAGAAGGAAGACCCAGCACCTGCTAAAAAG atGGTGGAAGATGGGCAGTCAGGTGACTTGGAGAAGGTCGATGAAGTGTTTCACTGCCCCATATGCTTCAAGGAGTTTGTTTGCAAGTATGGATTGGAGACCCACATGGAGACCCACTCAGATAATCCACTAAG ATGTGACATTTGCTGCGTAACCTTTCGAACACATCGAGGATTGCTGCGCCACAACGCACTTGTCCACAAACAACTTCCCAGGGACTCCATGGGAAGGCCTTTCATTCAGAACAACCCTTCCATCCCTGCTGGCTTCCATGACTTAGGATTCACTGACTTCTCCTGTAGGAAATTTCCTCGAATTTCTCAG GCCTGGTGTGAGACAAACCTACGAAGGTGCATCAGTGAGCAGCACCGTTTCATCTGCGATACATGTGACAAGGCGTTCCCCATGCTCTCCTCGCTCGCCCTGCACAGGCAGACCCACGTCGCCACAGACCAGGGACGGGAAAGGCTGCAGGCCAAGACCCTGCCCGGGGACGCCCTGGACCAGAAGGTCTTCCTGGCCTTGCTGGGCCTGCAGCACACCAAAGACGCCAGGCCTGCCCCCGCCGAGGAGCCCTTGCCGGATGACAACCAAGCAATACAGCTCCAGACACTCAAGTGTCAGCTACCTCAGGACCCCGGCTGCACCAACATGCTGAGTCTGTCTCCTTTCGAAGCTGCTTCCTTGGGCGGCTCTCTCACGGTCCTCCCGGCTACCAAGGACAGCATGAAGCACCTGTCCCTGCAGCCCTTCCAGAAGGGCTTCATCATCCAGCCCGACAGTAGTATTGTGGTCAAGCCCATCTCTGGCGAGTCGGCCATCGAGCTGGCCGACATCCAGCAGATTCTGAAGATGGCAGCCTCCGCTCCCCCTCAGATCAGTCTTCCGCCTCTCTCCAAGGCCCCTGCTGCCCCTCTGCAGGCCATCTTCAAACATATGCCCCCTCTGAAGCCAAAGCCCCTGGTCACCCCGCGGACGGTGGTGGCCACGTCCACGCCCCCGCCTCTCCTAAATGCCCAACAGGCCTCCCCGGGCTGCAtcagccccagcctccccccgccgcccctgaAGCTCCTCAAAGGCCCCATGGAGGCAGCCTCCAGTGCCCACCTGCTGCCGTCCCCGGCCGGAGCCCAGCCAGACACCGCCACGCAGCTCTTCCTGCAGCAGCCGCGGGTGGACCTGCCGGGCCAGGCCGAGATGAAGACGCAGCTGGAGCAAGACAGCATCATCGAGGCCCTGCTGCCCCTGAGCATGGAGGCCAAGATCAAGCAGGAGATAACGGAGGGGGACCTCAAGGCCATCATGACCGGGCCCGGCGGCAAGAAGACGCCAGCCATGCGCAAGGTGCTCTACCCCTGCCGCTTCTGCAACCAGGTGTTCGCCTTCTCCGGAGTGCTGCGCGCCCACGTGCGCTCCCACCTGGGCATCTCGCCCTACCAGTGCAACATCTGCGACTACATCGCCGCCGACAAGGCTGCGCTCATCCGCCACCTGCGCACGCACAGCGGCGAGCGGCCCTACATCTGCAAGATCTGCCACTACCCCTTCACCGTCAAGGCCAACTGCGAGCGGCACCTGCGCAAGAAGCACCTCAAGGCCACCCGCAAGGACATCGAGAAGAACATTGAGTACGTGACCAGCAGTGCTGCCGAGATGGTGGACGCCTTCTGCTCCCCGGACACGGTGTGCCGGCTGTGCGGCGAGGACCTGAAGCACTACCGTGCGCTGCGCATCCACATGCGCACGCACTGCGGCCGTGGCCTGGGCGGCTGCCCCAAGGGCCGCAAGCCCTTCGAGTGCAAGGAGTGCAGCGCCGCCTTCTCGGCCAAGCGCAACTGCATCCACCACATCCTGAAGCAGCACCTGCACGTGCCCGAGCACGACATCGAGAGCTACGTCCTGGCGGCCGATGGCCTGAGCCCCGCCGACGCGGCTGCCGAGGCTTCGGGGAGGATCGAGGATGGTGGCGGGACCTTTGGCGAACGTAAACCCCTGGCCCCCTTCCTGGAGCCGCAGAACGGCTTTCTTCACGGGGCTcccccccagcctctgcctccccacGTCTCCGTCAAGTTGGAGCCCGCCAGCAACTTCACGGTGGACTTCAACGAGCCCCTGGACTTTTCCCAGAAGGGCCTGGCCCTCGTCCAGGTGAAGCAGGAGAATGTCCCCTCCTTCCTGAGCCCCTCCTCCTCGGCGCCCTATGACTGCTCCATGGAGCCCATTGACCTGTCCATCCCCAAGAACTTCAGGAAAGGAGACAAAGATGCGACTGCTCCCGGCGAAGCCAAGAAGCCTGAGCAGGAACCAGGGAGAGGCGAGCAgccctctccctgtcctctgccaTGCCCTACCCTGCCAGTGACCTTGGGGCCCAGCGGGATCCTGGAAAAACCCGGGGCCTCCACAGCCACCACTCTGGAAGCCCACGCTCAGCCCCTGCAGGGCTCTGTTCAGCTTGCTGTCCCCATCTACTCGTCAGCTCTGGTCAACAGCTCCCCCATCTTGGGCAATTCCACCCTCATCAGCAGCCCAGCGGTGTTGCGGCCGCTGCGCCCCAAGCCCCCGCTGCTCTTGCCAAAGCCCCCCGTGACCGAAGAGCTGCCCCCACTGGCCTCCATCGCCCAGATCATCTCATCCGTGTCCTCGGCCCCCACCTTGCTGAAAGCTAAGGTGGCCGACCCGGGGCCCACAAGCACTGGCAGTAACAGCACAGCTCCAGACAGCTTAGGAAGCGCGGTCCCCAGGGCTGCCGCCGCCCCCGCCAACACCACCAGCCCAAAAGAATCCAGCGACCCATCCCCTCCTGCCAACAGCCCGGAGGCAGCCTCACCCACCGAGCAGGGACCAGTGAGCTTGTCCAAGAAGAGGGGCCGGAAAAAGGGCATGAGGAGCCGGCCCCGCTCCAGCAGCAGTGGGGTGGACCTGGACTCCAGTGGGGAGTTTGCCAGCATCGAGAAGATGCTCGCCACGACGGACACCAACAAGTTCAGTCCGTTTCTACAGACTACAGAGGATGATGCTCAGGATGAAGTGGCCGGAGCCCCCGCGGACCCCCACGGGCCCAGTGACGAAGAGCAGGGCAGCCCTCCTGAAGACAAGCTGCTGAGGGCCAAGCGGAACTCCTACGCCAACTGCCTGCAGAAGATCAACTGTCCCCACTGCCCCCGGGTCTTCCCCTGGGCCAGCTCCCTCCAGAggcacatgctcacacacactg gtCAGAAACCCTTCCCTTGTCAAAAATGCGATGCCTTCTTTTCTACCAAATCTAACTGTGAACGCCACCAGTTGCGCAAACATGGAGTTACCAACTGTTCCCTGAGAAGAAACGGGCTTATCCCCCAGTCAAAAGAGAGTGATGTTGGACCCCATGATAGCACAG ACAGCCAGTCGGACGCAGACACGCCAGCGGCGGGGGGCGAAGTGCTGGACCTCACCTCCCGCGAGAAAGAGCAGCCGACGGCCGAGGGCGCCCCTGCGCCTGGCCAGGTCCAGGAGGAGCTCCCCGCAGACGACGTGCCGCGGGCAGCGGCCGCGCCCCCTGGGGACggggccgagcagggagccggggaGAGCCCGGAGCGTGAGGACAAGCGCGGTGTGGAGGAGAGGGACGAGGACGCGGACGGCCCCGAGGAAGACACCGTCAGCAACAAGAGCCTGGACCTCAACCTCGCCAGCAGGCTGATGGGCTTCAAGCTGGCCGAGGGCGACGCGGGCGCCGCGGGCAGCGGGGGCCCCTCCCCGCAGGACCAGAAGCACGCCTGCGACGTCTGCGGCAAGAGCTTCAAGTTCCAGGGGACCCTGAGCCGCCACAGGAAGGCCCACGGCCGCGAGGAGCCCCGGGAGGACGGCCCGGGTGCCAGCGGAGGAGGGGCCGAGGGCCCGCTGCCCGGCCCCACCGGGGCCCCCGCGCCCGAGCCGGAGGAGAAGCCGGCCCAGCCCTCGGAGGAGCCCCCGGCGGAGGGGGTGGCGTCGTCGTCGTCGGAGGCGTCAGGGGAGAGGCCGGGCGAGGAGGCGGAGGGCGCCTCGGACGGGGAGAGCGTGGCCGAGAAGAAGTCCTCGGAGAAGAGTGACGACGACAAGAAGCCAAAGACGGACTCCCCGAGAAGCGCGGCCAGCAAGGCAGACAAGAGGAAGAAGGTGTGCAGCGTGTGCAACAAGAGGTTCTGGTCCCTGCAGGACCTGACTCGGCACATGAGGTCCCACACAG GAGAAAGGCCATACAAGTGTCAGACCTGCGAGCGAACCTTCACCCTGAAGCACAGCCTGGTTCGCCATCAGCGCGTCCACCAGAAAGCCAGGCACGCCAAGCAGCACGGGAAGGACAGTGACAAGGAGGAGCGGGGTGAGGAGGACAGTGGGAGCGAGTCCACCCACAGCGGCAACAACCCCGTCTCGGAAAATGAGGCCGACTCAGCTCCACCAGCCAGCAACCACGTGGCTGTCACCCGGAGCCGGAAGGAGAGCCTGGCCAACGCCACCAAGGAGCCTGGCCGCAGGGAGGAGCGGGCGGCAGGGCGGACGGCGGGTGCCGGCCAGGCTGAAGCTGGCAGGAGTGCTCCCAAGGCCGCTCCAGCGGGCAGCCCCAAGGAGCAGGCGTCTCAGGGTGACCCCGACCCGGAGAGCCCGGCGGCCGTCGTGCAGGACCTGCCAGAGCTGCAAGGCAAGAGGCCCGCCCACCCTATCCTGGCCGCGGACGGTGCCTCGCCACTCCTGGGAATGGAATGA